The Polyangium mundeleinium genome contains the following window.
GCCGGGACCCTTGGGGCTGGTGAGAAACGAACTACGCAGTTCGTCACAGCATGGTCAGGTCGTCGGTTTCCGCCGGAGACACCTCGGAGGGCGTGTTAGCTTCGCCCGCGCGATGGGAATGCCCTTTCGTCGCCCCCGAGCGCTCATGCTCGGCTTCTGCCTCGCGCTTTCCGGGATCGGCGCTTGCGCAGGGCCGAGTTTTACGGGCTCGGTGTACCGAGGGCGCGGCTACGCCTTTCAGGTGCCGACGCCGCCCTCGACGTGGAAGCGGATCGAGCTCGACGGCGAGGCCCTCGCGTTCGAGGACACGGCGAACGACGCGATGATCGCCGCCTCGGGTCGTTGCAAGGTGGACGGCGAGGACGTGCCGCTCCGTTCGCTCGTGCAGCACCTGTTCTTGCAGTTCACGGACCGCGAGGTGGTGACGGAGGAGGTCGTGCCGTTCGACGGGCGGGAGGCGCTGCACACGGTGGTGACGGCGAAGCTCGACGGCGTGCCGCGGCAGTTCGACGTGTGGGTCCTGAAGAAGGACGGCTGCGTCTACGACCTCTACTGCATCGCGGACCCCGCGGGCTTCCCGGCCGCGGTCGGGCCGTTCCGGGAGTTCGTCAAGGGTTTCGCGACGGTGCCGGCCGATGAGTAGCCAGTCCGGCGTGGAGTCGCAGAAGCCGAAGTCGCTGCCGGGGCTGCCGCCGGAGCCGCCGTTCTACGAGCGGCTCGTGCAGCGGGGGATGAACTTCCTCGTGCACCTCGGGCAGCTCGGGCGGATGACGCGCGAGACGTTCGCGGCGATGTTCCAGAGACCGTTCGAGCTCCAATCGACGATGCACCAGATGGAGCAGCGCATACGCTCGCTCGGCATCGCGTGCGCGACGGCGCTCTTCACGGGCATGGTCATGGCGGTGCAGTTCGCCTTCGGCCTGCAGAAGTTCGGCGGCATGGAGTACACGGGCCGCGTCATCGGCTTGTCGTTCTCGCGCGAGCTCGCGCCGACGTTGACGGCGGTGATCGTGGGAGGTCGGATCGGATCGGGCATCGCGGCCGAGGTGGGCTCGATGGCCGTGACGGAGCAGATCGACGCGATCCGCGCGCTCGGCGCCGACCCGATGAAGAAGCTCGTGGTGCCGCGGTTGATCTCCTGCGTCATCGTGATGCCGGTGCTCGGTGCGCTGGCGCTCGTGATCGGCTTCTCGGGCGCGATGCTCATCTGCGACTGGCAGTTCGGCATCCCGTGGGGGTTTTTCCTTCGCTCCGCGCTCGGCTCGATGAACTTTCGCGACTTCTGGATGGGGCTCATGAAGTGCCCGTTCTTTGGAGCGATCATCGCGCTCGTGGGCTGTCACTTCGGCATGATCACGCGCGGCGGCACCGAGGGCGTGGGGCAGTCGACGACGCGGGCCGTAGTGGGCGTTTCGATCTCGATCCTCGTGGCGGACTTCGTGCTCACGAAACTCGGCTTCATCATTTTCGGCTGAGAACCCCCTTTGACAGCCGGGCGCGATGAGAGACGATGCGCGCGTGGCGGAACGTATCGTGGTGAGCTTCCGCGGGCCCAGCGGCCCGGCGGCGAGCTCCGGATCGGGGTATCTCGAGAGATCGCTTGCGATCCGGAAGCGCGCGGAGGCCCATGGAGGCGCGTTGTGCGCGTGGAGCGGCGAGGCGTTCAGCTTCGACTTTGCGGCCGAGGCGCTCGACGAGGCGCTCGGGTTCACGCTCGAACAGGTGGCCGAAGCGCAAGACGGCGAGCCCCTGCGGATCGGCCTCGCGCAGGGCGCGATGCAAGCGCTCGGGGAGCCGGGCGAGCTCGCGTGGGGAACGCCGCTCGTCCGCGCCGAGCGGCTCGCGCTGATCGCGCGTCCCGGGGAGGTGCTGCTCGATCCGGACCTCGCGGCGGTGCAGGCCGGCGATCTCGTGACGGCGGGCCTGCGTCGGGGGCGCGCCGCGGACGGCTCGATCGTTCGAGGCCTGCGGCTCGACATCTACGCGCCGCTGCGGGGCGACACGCTGGCGAACGTGCACAGGCTCGTGGCCGCGCCGGAGCTCGTCGGGCGCGAGGAGGATCTGCGCAAGCTCTCGGTGCCGCTCGGATGTGCAGGTCTTTTGCGGGCAGCGCCGGGCGCGGGCGGGACACGTCTGCTCCAGGAGCTCGCGCACAGGCTCGCGCCGCCGCGGTCGCTGCGGATCGCGCCGACGTTCTTGCCACGCGAGCCGCTCGGGGCGTTGCGCAACGCGTTCGCGCGTTCGCTCGCGCGGGGAGAGGCGCCCGAGCTGCCGGAGGCGCTCGTCGCAGCGCTCGACAAGCTCCTGGCGGGGGAAGGGCTCGACCCGCGGACCGCCGCGGAGCTCGTGGATGCGTGGCTCGCGCCGGTGGACGGGCGATCGGGGCTGCTCACGGTCGATGACGTGACGCTGGTCGACATCGCGACGCTGGAGGTGGTGTCGCTGGCGATCCCGCCGCCGGGGTTCTTCCGGTCGGTCGTGCGGCTCGACGTGGAGGAGGCGCTGCCCGAGGTGCTGTCGTCGATCCCGGTGGTCGCGGAGGTGAAGCTCGGCCCGCTGCCGAAGGAGGCGGCCGTGGAGCTCACGCGCGCGTTTTGCGGCGGCGCGATCACGCAGGAAGCCGCAGAGAGGTGGGCGCGTCGCGGGGAAGGGATGCCGCTCGGGATCCGCGAGGCGCTCGCGGAGGGGCTCGCGACGGGCGAGCTGCGCTGGGTCGGGGATGTGGCCGAGCCGCGGGATCGCGTGAGCGGTCGAGGCGCGCCGGCGCCTGCGCACGAGTGGATCGCGCGGCGCGCGACGTGGCTCGAACCCGGGGAGCGGGCGGCGCTCGTGGGCGTCGCGCTGCTCGGCGCGGATGTGCCGAACGAGATCGTGGACGCGGTGTCGACGCTGATGGCGGGCGCAGGCGCGCGCGTGGCGGTCGTGGAGGACGCGCTCGTCGGCGCGGGATGGGCGTACCGGCCGGAAGAAGGATGGCTGGCGATCACGACGAGGACGACGGCGCGGGCGCTGATCGGGCTGCTCGACGCGGGGACGCGCGATCTCTGGCATCGCATGGCCGGGCGCGTGCTGGAGCAGAACGTGGGGCCGCTCGGGCTCGCGGAGCCGGCGTATCACGCGGCCGTCGCGGGGGAGCGA
Protein-coding sequences here:
- a CDS encoding MlaE family ABC transporter permease, with translation MSSQSGVESQKPKSLPGLPPEPPFYERLVQRGMNFLVHLGQLGRMTRETFAAMFQRPFELQSTMHQMEQRIRSLGIACATALFTGMVMAVQFAFGLQKFGGMEYTGRVIGLSFSRELAPTLTAVIVGGRIGSGIAAEVGSMAVTEQIDAIRALGADPMKKLVVPRLISCVIVMPVLGALALVIGFSGAMLICDWQFGIPWGFFLRSALGSMNFRDFWMGLMKCPFFGAIIALVGCHFGMITRGGTEGVGQSTTRAVVGVSISILVADFVLTKLGFIIFG
- a CDS encoding ATP-binding protein, with protein sequence MAERIVVSFRGPSGPAASSGSGYLERSLAIRKRAEAHGGALCAWSGEAFSFDFAAEALDEALGFTLEQVAEAQDGEPLRIGLAQGAMQALGEPGELAWGTPLVRAERLALIARPGEVLLDPDLAAVQAGDLVTAGLRRGRAADGSIVRGLRLDIYAPLRGDTLANVHRLVAAPELVGREEDLRKLSVPLGCAGLLRAAPGAGGTRLLQELAHRLAPPRSLRIAPTFLPREPLGALRNAFARSLARGEAPELPEALVAALDKLLAGEGLDPRTAAELVDAWLAPVDGRSGLLTVDDVTLVDIATLEVVSLAIPPPGFFRSVVRLDVEEALPEVLSSIPVVAEVKLGPLPKEAAVELTRAFCGGAITQEAAERWARRGEGMPLGIREALAEGLATGELRWVGDVAEPRDRVSGRGAPAPAHEWIARRATWLEPGERAALVGVALLGADVPNEIVDAVSTLMAGAGARVAVVEDALVGAGWAYRPEEGWLAITTRTTARALIGLLDAGTRDLWHRMAGRVLEQNVGPLGLAEPAYHAAVAGERASAAVLAAEAALAAAGAGLRRAAAALIDEARSLDPDVQVPELSDEGELLVDPRAEELSIASIIEAAMGEGGQMRASDPHPPLSLGSLSPDSLNAGGEGLLGSVPPAKTSLAEAVAALGEDPEAVEDPVVMAERLSKLLRQALVEGDIETLEDILVRLRVTGEHDTLVERMGAFVLLNRGESGEALRRLKEAKDAASSPRARARALLSYGIALASAGDMDRALMETLTALARAREASDRQAEQACARFLAYLSAAMGQPQAASVWVKVAQTPGEALRG